A region of Lycium barbarum isolate Lr01 chromosome 1, ASM1917538v2, whole genome shotgun sequence DNA encodes the following proteins:
- the LOC132605837 gene encoding metal tolerance protein B: MEQQEDSKSEIKQLLGAKCNGHQVHVSCNPICSFSQQEHSMLDSRQRSKSTMKLCGLIIFYVMVMAVETIGGVKAHSLAVLTDAAHLLSDVVGFSISLFAVWVSGWDATKEHSFGYHRLEVLGALISVQLIWLISGFLIYEAIQRMFQTNAKVDGKLMFAIAAFGLVINFISVVWLGHDHFLHSHSFSPCKDHDHDHDHDHEMQKMHPRNEEESLKLVAASSSCSKHSNINIEGAYLHVISDLIQSVGVMIAGAIMWYKPEWLVVDLLCTIFFSIFALSTTVPMLKTIFSLLMERTPKGVDIVQLENGLKSLAGVKDVHDLHVWAITIGKNVLSCHVVVEQGFDQYEIIQKVREYCDTTYSIHHVTVQVEPGSL, encoded by the coding sequence ATGGAGCAACAGGAGGATTCCAAGTCTGAAATAAAGCAGTTGCTGGGAGCTAAATGTAATGGCCATCAAGTTCATGTTTCTTGCAATCCAATTTGCTCATTCTCGCAGCAAGAACATAGTATGTTGGATTCGAGGCAAAGGTCAAAGTCGACTATGAAACTTTGTGGACTCATAATCTTCTATGTAATGGTCATGGCAGTGGAGACCATTGGCGGGGTAAAAGCCCACAGCCTCGCGGTTCTAACTGACGCAGCTCACTTGCTTAGTGACGTTGTTGGATTTTCTATTTCTCTTTTTGCTGTTTGGGTGTCCGGCTGGGATGCGACCAAAGAACACTCTTTTGGATACCACCGACTTGAAGTTTTAGGAGCCCTTATTTCTGTACAGCTGATATGGCTTATCTCCGGTTTTTTGATTTATGAAGCAATTCAAAGAATGTTTCAAACAAACGCCAAAGTGGACGGGAAGCTTATGTTTGCTATTGCTGCATTTGGTCTCGTTATAAACTTCATCTCAGTTGTTTGGCTTGGCCATGATCATTTTCTCCATAGCCATTCATTTAGTCCATGCAAGGATCACGATCACGATCATGATCATgatcatgaaatgcaaaaaatgCATCCAAGAAATGAAGAAGAGAGCTTGAAACTGGTAGCAGCATCCTCAAGTTGCAGCAAACATTCAAACATAAATATCGAAGGGGCTTACCTGCATGTGATATCTGATTTGATACAATCTGTTGGAGTGATGATTGCTGGAGCTATTATGTGGTACAAACCAGAATGGTTGGTGGTTGATCTTCTATGTACTATTTTTTTCTCTATCTTTGCTCTTAGTACTACGGTACCCATGCTTAAAACTATCTTCTCCTTATTGATGGAGAGGACACCAAAGGGAGTTGATATTGTTCAACTCGAGAATGGCCTAAAATCTTTAGCAGGAGTTAAGGATGTTCATGACCTGCATGTTTGGGCTATCACTATAGGAAAAAATGTTTTGTCCTGTCATGTTGTAGTCGAACAAGGATTTGACCAGTATGAAATTATTCAGAAGGTTAGGGAATATTGTGACACGACATACAGTATTCATCATGTAACCGTACAAGTTGAACCAGGTTCATTGTAG
- the LOC132605854 gene encoding uncharacterized protein LOC132605854: MKKEDTVKLISAEGFEFIIDKKAAMVSQTIRNMLTSPGSFAETEHGEVTFPEISTTILEKICQYFYWSLQYASGKETEFHIEPEITLELMMAANYLHT, from the exons ATGAAGAAGGAGGATACCGTGAAGCTAATTAGCGCTGAAGGTTTCGAATTCATAATTGATAAGAAAGCTGCTATGGTTTCACAGACCATTCGTAACATGCTCACTTCTCCAG GGAGTTTTGCTGAGACTGAGCATGGGGAAGTGACTTTTCCAGAGATTAGCACTACCATTCTTGAGAAGATCTGCCAGTACTTTTACTGGTCCCTTCAATATGCAAG TGGCAAAGAAACAGAATTTCATATTGAGCCTGAGATCACTTTGGAATTGATGATGGCTGCCAACTATTTGCACACCTGA
- the LOC132605846 gene encoding ras-related protein Rab11A encodes MANRVDHEYDYLFKIVVIGDSGVGKSNILSRFTRNEFCLESKSTIGVEFATRTLQVEGKTVKAQIWDTAGQERYRAITSAYYRGAVGALLVYDITKRQTFDNVLRWLRELRDHADSNIVIIMAGNKSDLKHLRAVSEQDGQALAEKEGLSFLETSALEAFNVDKAFQTILTDIYHIISKKALAAQEAATSTATPGHGTTINVNDTSANVKRGCCST; translated from the exons ATGGCGAATAGAGTGGATCATGAGTACGATTATTTATTTAAGATCGTCGTGATCGGGGATTCTGGAGTTGGGAAATCAAACATTTTATCCAGGTTCACAAGGAATGAATTCTGTTTGGAGTCAAAGTCCACCATTGGTGTTGAGTTTGCCACCAGAACTCTTCAG GTGGAGGGAAAAACAGTGAAGGCCCAGATATGGGACACTGCGGGGCAAGAAAGATACCGAGCCATTACCAGCGCTTATTATCGAGGAGCAGTTGGAGCCCTCCTTGTCTATGACATAACAAAGAGGCAAACATTTGACAATGTTCTGAGGTGGCTACGGGAATTGAGAGACCATGCGGACTCTAATATTGTGATCATAATGGCTGGAAACAAGTCTGACCTTAAGCATCTTAGAGCAGTCTCTGAACAGGATGGTCAAGCTTTAGCTGAGAAGGAAGGACTGTCATTTCTTGAGACATCAGCATTGGAAGCTTTTAACGTTGATAAGGCTTTTCAGACTATATTGACAGATATATACCATATCATTAGCAAGAAGGCATTGGCAGCCCAGGAAGCCGCCACGAGCACTGCAACTCCTGGTCATGGTACAACCATCAACGTTAATGATACCTCTGCAAATGTGAAGAGAGGCTGCTGTTCAACTTGA